In Anabas testudineus chromosome 12, fAnaTes1.2, whole genome shotgun sequence, the genomic stretch AACATTGCTGCCATGAGCTTCACTCCAGAAGAGGTGGCCCAAGAAATCCGCAAGCATCTTCCCCACCTCAAGGTCACCTACAATCCTGATTCTGTCCGCCAGACCATCGGTATGACTTCAGTTAAATACTTAATGGGATTTTAATAATTACTTTAAGTGGTGGGGTGGAAGTAATGTGTTCATGTTCCATGTCACTTTACAGCAGACAGTTGGCCTGTGAGATTTGATGACACAAACGCCAGAAGAGATTGGGGCTGGGCACCAGCCTTTGGACTTGAAGAGCTGGTGTCAGACATGCTAAGCTCCATTCGAGACAAGAGGACCAAGCAAGTTTTGCCATCCAGCTAGCAAAACCTGCTCCACAAAGACTGACCAATGCCGTAGCCCCTGACTTTTTTCACCCTGCATTTACCAACAGTACACTTCCTTTCACCTTCATAAGTTGTCAGCTACTATCCTGTGTTACTCTGGAACACGATTGAACAGGGAACTGTTTGTAAAGTGGGAATCCTCAGTCAGGACCTCTCACGACTACACAGTGGACAGtgaaacatcacacacacgcacagaaatATTTTAGCCTTTTTTCAGCAAATGAAATACTGTCAAAccttctcttcatctttgttgttttaattgttttcatgGTTTAAGCACCACTTTACACAATGGTATGTTGCTTCAGATGGAACAGAAAATGACTTATTCTGAAAGTGTAGAGATTTTCAAATGTCTTGTGAATCAAATGCATAGCCAGAACTGTCTGTTACATTGTTTATTACAAATGTATAATACAATATGGAGCAgccacacattttaaaatctgttgcACACTTTGATTTCTGGGGTCATCTGAAAAGGCTGGCTCAGTAATCTCTGGACTGTAAtgacacattacattacaagtATTCTGGCAGTTTTATGATACAATCTTTTCTAAGACAATTAATTCTCTCTAATGGTAAAATGGCCCCTACTACCCTTGCTGTGGCATCTAACAGTAAGgccttattttacttttttggcAGCAGTGTGATTTTTGGTATTGAGTACCAATGACAAATGAAGCCTTATTTAATGTAGATTAGGTAGGCAGTGTATAAAaatgcagtgtattttaaatCAGACCTTGAATAATAAAGAGATCATTTACCCAAACAGCAGTGATTATTGTATAATGCTGACCTTCCTGCATTCTACATGTAGAATGTATAAGAATCTTGATTGTGGTGACAACTAGGCACAGTCACAAGGTACTTGTATttgagtatttctattttaaacaatCTATTGCATCTACTACATCCATCCTGCCATACTGAATGTAGTACCTAAAAGAAAATTTACTCCAGACACGTTTTGAAATTTACTTAAAGcacaaaagtacaagtactttaAATGTGTGGAACAGAGTCTGAGCTAGTATTAACTACTTTATGTGCAGCAAGGTGGTTAATATGCAGTGATATAATGAATTTATCAGTTGACTTTTGTAAGAagaaactgtcaaataaatgtagtgaagtaaaaagtacagCATTTTCCTGTGAATTGAAGTGGAGcaagagtaaaagtaacataaaatgcaGATTCACTAGTACAATACAAGTACAATGTAAGTGATCTAGGCTAAAATGCACTTTGTTACTTGCGACCTCCGCTACCATAAACACTTTTAttctaaaatgcattttgttggATATACTTatgtgctttaaataaaataaaattggtAAACATTTCTCACTTTTACTTTATTCATGCTCATGCTGCTCTCCGGGGCCATTACAGTAGACGCAGTGCCCGCTGCGTCCTGTAGGGGCGCTCTCTTCATCCGGCTCGCGCTGCCACTCAGAATATCACCGGAGCCGCACACGTCTTTTGCAACAGCGTCTGTTGGTAACATTTTTCCCCCATAATGGACGCGGGATTCTTCCGCGTAAGAGCTTTAAacttatttatatgtttttggCATCTTTCTTTCAATGTTGTATGGCAATATGCTGCTTTTATAGAACATTAATTTGCCATATACGTTTAGATTAACGTGGAGGTGGAGGGTCACACAGTCAGGAACGGCACGGCTAGGGCTTCGTCTATCAACTGATAACATTCTTCGATTTCGtgtattaaatgtgttattcCCAGGATTTAGCTACACGTCTTTGCATAAAGTGATGTTTCAAACCATATGTTCGTACGTTAAGTTATGTTACTTATATTTCAGAGtctttaaatgttaacatggGCTAGACACTTTTGCAGGAATTATACGAGCCAACTTGCTAACTAGCTAGCCACTGCTAATTTGCTGCGGCTAAAGATGGCGCCCGGGCGGTGCATCGTTTCTGTCTCTGCTAGCTAGTCACGACCACTGCTACGCTTACGTTAGCGAGTATAAAGTAGACATAAAGATTGAATGGCGACTCCAAATTAACTTCTGATATCCTGCATATGTCAGCGATAACGATATTCCCGGTCGCTAATATTAGCTTCTGTGGCTAATATGAGCGTGTTGGTTTCCATTGGAGGATTAACTAAGCAGGCTGCTAGCTTAACTAATGTTGGGCTTAATTGTATAGATGTCATTTGAATCACTATGACGGTTTAAATTTaacatgttattgttattgtggtCACTAGAGCTACTGTTACCAATTATTTTAACGTATCAGTATTTGATAGCACAAATTAAACCTGGTGATCTTATGTGTTATTCAGATAACACACTAGAGTGTCCAGTTTGTTGTAGTACACCAAGAACTATATTGGCTGAACACGAAGAAGATTTGGCAACAAATTGCAGGTTTTCAGTGTAAACTGAACAAAGctaattaagatttttttttttccataggGCACAAGTGCGGAGCAAGACAACCGCTTCAGCAACAAGCACAAGAAACTACTGAAACAGCTGAAGTTTGCAGAATGTTTGGACAAGAAGGTAAGGAGAAGATCACatgcacatttactgtagttcGATACCGTGTTAGTACTCCTATAACTGTTGCACATTGTCGCCTTGCAAAATGTTATAGCTTGcatgttcatttgttttagATTGAACAAAACAGTGGACACCTTTAGTCATTAATTGTCTTCTCTAACTAATGATGGTGGCATGTTTCATTCTAAGGTGGACATGACCAAAGTGAACCTAGAAGTCATCAAACCTTGGATTACTCAGCGGGTAACGGAGATACTGGGATTTGAGGATGACGTCGTGATAGAGTTCATATTTAACCAGCTTGAGGAAAAGGTAATCTCTTTAattgtgtttatctttttttgtttgttcagaaCTGTCTTATATATGAGGGCATTGCTTAGTCAGTAAGAAGGGATACAATCAAATAATTGCACATCCTAGTCAAGTTAAAATTGAATGGGTAAAGTAAGAATTGGTATAAAACTGATATATAATGACATAACCATGTTTTGCTGTTATGTGACAACGTGCCTTTATTCAGCAGTCTTCTAATGATGATGTGATTTATGATTTAAAAGGCCTGAACCAATATGGATGTTATACCTTGCATCAGAAGTATAGCACCAACACCTAATTAGCTCTCTCCTGAGCCCAAAGTCACTGAGCCCAACTCTCCCTTCATGATGCAGTGTGTTGTTTGAGGTGAGTTATATGCAGGGATCACCTATATCATGTCAGTGAAAGACACACCTGAACAATACCATAATCATACTCCGTAGGTATTTGCAGTGCATCATTGAACTGCCCAAATCCCcatgaatgtaaataaagttataGGCTGAAATTAGGGAAGGTTTATTGATTtctcactgtgtgttgtttagAGTAATGTATCTCTTTCTTTACAGTCTTTAAAGAGAATCTTAAGAgtattttaacaataaacagATATAAGTATTGTCTTGCTGATCACCTGTGGTTGAAAATCTATTGGGTCTGATCAGCAGAGTCCTCTGCACTTGTAACCACTATTAATAGTGATGCGAGGATGTCATTACCACACCACCCCATCACTACATCGCCATAGCAAGTAGAGAACTTCAACTGCCGGAGGTCAGCAAAAACAAGATTTTCAATTTGATTCACTTTGTGTCTAGTCTGACTGCACTCGGCATCCTAGTTGCATGATGTGGTCAGATGTGCAACTGAAATGAACATACAGCTCGGTAAAGTTTCGCTcttatttaaaataactatAGTGGTCATGTTTTTTACCATAACATGATATGTCTTGCCAGTAAAGCGGTAATGCAGAGGTTCGCGGATATTAATTCGTTTTGAAGTCTAAATTGtagatgtttttcttcctgtagGGTATACGCTACTTTATTTATATACGTTAATTTTatctaaaacttttttttactgcCCTATTCATATGTCAACCCACATGAGACATTTGGGTAATGGGTCATTTCTATTGCACAGACCTACTTTTGGAAATGGGAAAACGACCTAACGAagggtaaaaaacaaaaataatttatacagtGACTTATGTTAAACTACTAATAGGATTCCATCACTGTACCTGTAAATGTGGACACCCCTTGTTAATGAGTTTAATTATCCcaaaaaaaatgctgaaacttaatttatttaataatggtAAATGATACCAACATTGTACATTAAaactatatatgtatatatgtcttttcattttatcttgTGCTTGCCATGGCTTTTCTTGTTGTTGAAGCTAAGTTTAAGGGTACTGTTTCATTCAGACAGGGTAATTAAATTGAGATTACGGTATCTCAGAATTATTTAGCTGTTGAAATAAAACTCCttttttgtgtgactgtgtactCATTATTGCTTGTTCGTCTCTTGCAATTTAGATAAATGATATAACATTAAGCTCAAGGTGGTTGAGTCTCAAGCAGTAGGGAGGCGGAAGCAAGCCAAGGGAGCTCCGTGCCCACTGATCCCACGGGACTCACTGAAGACACCGGAACTGTACTTGCAGTGTTGGGTTTTAATGCACTCTGTATTGTGGCTACATGTTTAACTCCTGAAGTGTAGACTGTGGGGAGACTGGAAAAAGTGGGTGGGGGAACACAAATGTAAAGTAGTGGGGATAGCACTGAGGAAAGTAAATAATGAAcagtagttgttttttttgtgatgtgGCATTTCTTATGATAGCTTTATTTTTGGGAATAAAAAATCAGATATGGACATATATGCAGTATTGCATGCATTTTCTATATCATTAGGTCTGTCTCCCCTCAGGTAGCTCACATTCTCAATTTGAGTTTGTGAGTACAGTTTAaatcaaacactttttttcttttgatagGATTACATAGTCCAGTATTGGTCTCAGTCACGTAAAATCTTGTAGTCAGTGTCATACTTATTTCGAGTATGGATTAACTGCATAGTCACAGGTATAGTTTAGTGAGGACTAGAAGGTAGGAATCCTCATTAATGGGATCCTACCTCCCACAGATATTAAGTCTACCATTATTTCAATagcaatatgtttttttctctccctccttcgTGTGTGTTGCAGCACCCAGATGCCAAGGTGATGCAGATCAACCTGACTGGCTTTCTGAACGGGAAGAATGCCCGAGAGTTCATGAAGGACCTGTGGCCCCTGCTGCTGAGTGCCCAGGAGAACATTGCTGGCATACCATCTGCTTTTCTGGaacagaagaaagaggaaattaaACAGAGACAGGTGAGGTTGTCCTTAATGTAAACTttgataaaaaggaaagttcTGGATATGACTGCTGGCTCTGagaatgtttgtttaaaaaggaagtttttaaaaaattgtgAAGTAATTATATGAATTATTGTATAAATAAGCATTAATATTTATACCATAGATATAAAGACATGATTGAAAAGTGGGACAGTTGTATCACTAATTCATTTCTGGCAGATTGAACAGGAAAAGCTTGCTTCACTGAAAAAGAGTGATGAGGATAAGAAGGAAAAGGACAGGGACACCAGAGAAAGGGCTCAATCAAAGAGCCCAAGGAGGTAAGAGAATATCCTTGATAATTATATAAGTTGATGAAGATTGGATTTGTGTATCACAGCAACTTTAAAACTATCCAGGCGGAAAACAAGATCACCATCACCACGGCGAAGGTCACCAGTGAAGCGGGAAAGGAAGCAGAGTCCCTCACGCTCTCCTAGACGCAAACCTAGTCCAATTGGTGGAAGTTCACCACCTCCACCCTTGATGCAGCTGCCAGCCAAACCCATGGAGCAACTTGCAGATTCGGAAACATCAGGAAGAGCAATGCCAGAACCGGTTATTCAAGAAGCTTCTTCCACCTGGTTAGTGGAATACTGCTTACCTAAACCTCAAaattttgtctttaaagttAGAAAGTTCAAAGTTAGAGAAGTTTTCTTAAAGTGGAGTTGAGTCGAGgcatgacaactggacttccagacaacttcacctggatgactgagaatcctCATAGACTTAGAAAACTCTTGGATATTAAAGGTTTTGTGTAATGTTTTGTTCATAGTGACACAGTTGTGGAGGTGTTGAACACAGACATGGTGACTGAAGTCAAAGAGCCCTCTCCAGAGAAACCCCATAAGAAAGAGGAAAGGCCCAGGTCGCGGGAAAGGGAGAAAGACAGCAGGAGGGAAAGGCCTCACCATCGCTCCCGTTCTCATTCCCGCACTCGTAGACGGCGTTCCCGTTCTAGGTAATTGACATTTCTAATATAAaatagatataatataatataatataatatggtGTCTCCCAGTCGTATcatgtttgtgtaaaatgaaaaacttaAAATTTTTAACCATTTCTTAATTTGCAATGTCTGCCGCAACAGATCTTACTCCCCTCGTAGAAGGCAGAGTCCCAGGAGGAGAATGTCTCCACGTCGAAGAAGTCCCCCCAGACGTGGCCCCACCAGCTCCAGACAAAGACATAGACGCTCCCCTGTCCGCAGGTCAGTTAGATAGTTACTAGCTAGTGGGATTATTATATGGGATTAGTGTTTTACTGGCATTGCTTTTTATATTAAACTAGGTACTTTTGGCCATGCAAAAACTTATTGTATTTGTGTCCTGCAGGAGGCGTTCTCGCTCTGCTTCATCGTCAGGCAGCAGCTCCTCAAACTCTCGCTCACCAAAAAAAGCCGTGAAAAGAATATCTAGCACACCTCCCAGAAAACAGGTCCATCATCCTGACACTTCCATTAGTCCAGCAGGCAGGGACAGACGATCACCATCTCCACGGGCCAGAAGAAGCCGGGGCTCAGCTTCCCCACCAAGATCATCTGGTATGTCATCTTTTTATGATGCTTTGTGTATGAGCAcataaaaaatcaaataatttcttTGCATTTAAAAGTATTGTCTAAGTCGTAAGGCCAAATTATTTGTCATTATTAGAAGTCATTGTTTCACAGATATGTTCAAGGAGGTATGAGTATTGTATGcaatattaatgtaaaattacTGTGCCTTGATTTTTAGGTATAAAGCGAAaacaaggaggaagaggggatTCTCCATCTGATTATGCCAAACTTAGGCCGTCTGAAGGGTCTGAGTCAGGTAAGCTGttttaaagtaacataaaaGCTGAACCACCTGCTCCAAATTCCAAATTGAAATGACTAGTCATAAGGTGTTCCCAGTCACAAATTGgccatttgtttttctcctaAGCCCACTGGCACTTGTTTTTAGCAGAATGTTGCAAAAGGcagattttcactgtttttttttttttttttaacttagcTTTGTATATTCAAAATGTCCcactataaaaataacaactttatttGCGATGCCAATGACATAGAGGGTTATGTCAGAAAGCACTACAGGCTAAGACTGAAACTAATAGTACCATTTTTGGCTCAGGACAGTAGCAACTGGATATTGTTTGCTAAGAAGGTTGATTAGTTAAGTTAAAGTAAGTCATTACTCAAGACCACATTAGGGTGTTTCAATTTGATAATCTGCTGTGATGATTGTGTGTAATAATCATGTATTGATGTGACTAGGGTATTAGTGAAACAGTGAAGGAAAAACATGATATAcataaaaactctttttttatgtatcgcttctgtttgactttgtgttggTGTAAATTTATGGCATGTTCAAACATTATGGGAATTTGGATCTTACTGgcataaaaactttttttttttggttctaTTATCTGTCCACTTTTCCATGGCAGTCTGTTTTACTGAATTTCCTAATACTGATTGGACACTCAATGCTCTACGTTTCAGAGGAGGGTAAAAATGAGAAAGGGGCAACAGCAGATTCGGTGCAGCAGCGACGACAGTATCGCAGACAGAATCAACAGTCATCTTCAGGTTAAAAGCGTTTATCCCTGTTCTTTCTTCTCCCATACCCaactgttctctgtctctctactcTCTAACCAAGTTTCTGTCCATGTTCTCTTGCACTCGTCTCATGGACTTTTGAAGCTGTGCCCTAATCCcaaccttgtgttttttttctttccttttctcatcACATACACTAAAGGCTAAAATAAAATGGTTGTTGATGTCCTCTGTCTATGGTTTCAGATACAGGATCTTCCTCCTCAGAAGATGAGGGGCCCAAGAGACCAGCAGCAGGCTCAAGTGCCAGAAATGGAGAAGTTAGAAGAAGGCGTACTCGTACTCCTTCCCCACGCAGGCGACACAGGGATCCCTCTCCTAGGTcagaaaaaaaggacagaattGGCACATTGTTGTCTGACTGATTCAGCTTCTAACCTCAAGTTTAACTCCTCTGTTCTTcaatttttttatgtgtgtgttttattatttatttttttcactatTTAGAAAAAGGCGTTCTCCATCCCCTGGCCGCAGACGTCGCTCCCCTTCTCCCCCACGGCGTCGCAGATCTCTTTCTCCACCTAGGCGCAGGTATACATGGAGAAAGTTTTTATCTGTAGAgctgtcattttaatattaataattgaCATTTCataatagtttttttaatcGTATAATGTGCTTCACAGGTCTCCTTCACCACCCCCCCGTCGTAGATCTCCATCCCCCAGACGATATTCTCCCCCAATTCAGCGCCGCTACAGTCCATCACCTTTGCCTCCACAGAAAAGAAGGATGTCTAGCTCTCCAAAACGTTCTCCAATGGCAAAGCGTCGCCCCTCGAGGTCTCCTAAACGCAGAAGTTCTCCTGCTCAACGGAGACGCAcacctccatcctcctcttcacctcccAGACACAGGAGGAGTCCCATGATGTCCTCTGTCCGTCCAAACAGGGACACACGGTCCCCTGTTGGAGGAGCCAGTCGCCTCTCCCCATCGCCTCCAAAACGTAGTCGCAATGTTAGGGGTTCCACAAGTCCGCAGGGACGTTTTGAAGCATCTACTTCTCCAACTAACCAGCGGAGACAGCAGTCCCCTTCACGCAGTGGCAAACCGATCCGCAGGGTGTCCCGCACTCCAGAGCCACGCAACAACCAGAGGTAAAGAAGAAgcaatgtttcagttttgttctttttttgcaCTAGACCATATTTTGTACATGAGCAATCACTCTTTGATCATACTTCTGATGACTCGTCTTCTCTGCAGACCCTCTCCTAGCCCCCAGCCTATGAGAAGAGTGTCTTCCAGATCGAGATCTGTTTCTCCTCAACCAGCAGCTCAGAGACGTGTAGCTCCTGCATCTGGATCCCCCTCACCATCTCGCTCTGCCAGTGCATCCCCACCACCAGCCAAAAAGGCCAGCAGTGGTTCCGGCAGTCAGTCCCCAAGCAAGGTTTGATACTTGAGCTTATTAACCTTCTTTTCTAAGATAGTATTTAAATGGGGTTGGGTAACaccattattattagtagtagtattattattagtattattattattacatattacatgttgtgtatatatgttTGATTAGTCTGCATTTGAACAATTCCCACAGATTTAGGTAAGTGTCTGTCACAGGGTGATTTTGTTTTAAGGGGCAATATTTAAATAACCTTTTCTGGATGTAACATCACATCCATTGTTATTTTCagtgagatatatatatattaaaagtaTGCAGTATTGTGAACTTCTCCTCTAACAATGAATTAGGCTACATGAGCTCCCTTGAATGCATATTGAGTGACGAAAATAAATTTTCagacaatattttaaaattattggAAACTCCACTGTGGCACAATCCTCCCCCCATGACACATTATTTCTGTGAGTTTGCAAGCAGTGTTAATTGCAGGCGCATTATCCtgataaaactgttttattgcaGAACTCTGACGTCGATggcagtggaaagaaaaagaagaagaagaaggaaaagaaacataagaaagacaagaaacacaagaaGCATAAGAAGCATAAGAAGGACAAGAGTGGTGCCACTGGGGCTGTTGATGCACAAGAAAACCAGGGtgtggaggaggatggagatTCAAGAAAGgtaaattgtgtttgtgatttttagcaactaaaactttgttttaaaaaaaaataaataaaaagaaaatactttttttttgtttcatgaaAGAAGGAAATCTTTATGTAGTCGACATAGTCGTCGTAATTTATTTGATGCTCACCAACTTTTTGCATTCGTATATACGTATATGGCTATGTTGAGTGAAATTATTGGTCTGCTTTACATTCAGGAATCGGACAGTGAAGTCGAAGACAGCTTGGATGATCTGGAAAAGCACCTACGAGAGAAGGCCCTGCGCTCCATGAGGAAGGCTCAAATGTCTCCATCACAGATGTCCTGAACGCAAGGGACTTTCTCACTTTAGCGTTTTCCACTCACTCTTGATGTTTGTCATCAATCTGGTTCAGCTTTAGAATGTACAAATTGTTAATCCTtgagtctttttgttttctttttactggtTTGGTACATTCTGAAGATTGTTTCATTAGGAAGTTAGTCAGTGTATTCTCTAAACTCTAAAGAACCTTGTGTTGTCCataattttaaattgttgaCCGGGGACACGGTTTAAGTTGTGcaggtttaaaatatttttcaaagcCTACAGTAGATTCCAGTGAGAAATGATTGCATGTGCAGTGATTGTCTCTGATGTGCATGAACCACTGACCCTATGTGGTGTAGGGGAAAAAccaatatacagtaaacaaactgtTATTCTTGCCTTTCATTAGTGGAACCAGTGGCACCACTGTGTGCATCGCTAGAGGCTGTAACAGAATGTCTTGTCCCATATTGTAACTCGGTAAAGGTGTTTGGCATTGTTAacctgcagtttgtttgtttgtttgttttctgacttgGACATTATCTTGTTTTAAGACTAAAACAATCTGATAACAGAGAATGCTTTAATTTTTCAAATAATCTGATATGCAATTTTATGTTGACACCAAGCTAATCTCCGTGGGACTGctgtttgatttgtatttaGTAACCCTGGCTCTTGTCATCCTTTcaaaattaaaaccttttttataggatctctgtgttgttttctatgtAACTGGTTTGACCATTTCTACTTTTGTGGAAATTTATCAGCAAATGGATTAAAAGGCAGAAGTGGTAGTTAATTGGTTTCTGGGTCTGTTACCTACAGTACACTGCATCTTGTGGAGTTGGGTACATGACATCTGCATGACACGAAGCTAAATACTGGATTATTAGTCTCTGTCAATACatatgaaaaatacaattaCCAACATTTCCTACAGTGCTGGGTGTTATTCTCTGATTAGTATTACTGGACTATAATCATATTATTTGATATCTAAAAGAAAGCCTGAACAGGGACAGGGAATtagttgcattttattttatttcttataaaGAGCACCTGAAAACATTATCCCTGTGTCACCGCCGAGCGGCTCCCACacctcctcaccctcctcccaAAGAGGAGCCTCCCCTCCTTAAACCCTCCCACTGCATTTGGTCTTTGCTCCGCAGATGACATCACGGCTTTAAATATTCCCGTTGCTTCTTCCCGGCCGTCCTCATCATCTCTACCCGGCCAGGCTTAAGACCCTCACGGTCTCCCCACGATGTCTTTGTAGCTTCTCCAGCCTGAAGTTACACATCTGCTCCGAGACGGAGGATCTGTCAGCCGGCGCTGCCTCCCGCTAAACACACGCTGCTTCCAGGAGCGGGTCCTCCACGGGGGGGGGGAGACGGCTGGTGGAGAAGTAGACCGAGCTGAGTCGGGCGTGGTAGCAAAGAAAACTCCTCGTTGTTAGTGAAAGTTGAAGAGGGAGCGGCCCAAAATGTCGCTGTCGGTACCGCAGAACGGCGAGAGGTCGGACTCCGAGCCCGTTATCGAGCTGTTTGTGAAGGTGAGACCGCAGCGCCCCGCAACTTGTTCATGCTAACGCTTTAGCACTTTGTTGAACCCGCATCACTTCACGGCGCTCACATCTCTGCTTtgggaaaggagggagagagagggagagagggggggtaGCGTTGGCTGTTCTCCTTCAAACTTACAGGGTTTCTTCAGCTAAAACCACTCACTAACATCACACCGAGGTTTAAAGTCGCGCATGTTCCTGCGCTGGACTTTCGTCGTCGTATTCAGTGTAAAC encodes the following:
- the srrm1 gene encoding serine/arginine repetitive matrix protein 1 isoform X2; protein product: MQINLTGFLNGKNAREFMKDLWPLLLSAQENIAGIPSAFLEQKKEEIKQRQIEQEKLASLKKSDEDKKEKDRDTRERAQSKSPRRRKTRSPSPRRRSPVKRERKQSPSRSPRRKPSPIGGSSPPPPLMQLPAKPMEQLADSETSGRAMPEPVIQEASSTCDTVVEVLNTDMVTEVKEPSPEKPHKKEERPRSREREKDSRRERPHHRSRSHSRTRRRRSRSRSYSPRRRQSPRRRMSPRRRSPPRRGPTSSRQRHRRSPVRRRRSRSASSSGSSSSNSRSPKKAVKRISSTPPRKQVHHPDTSISPAGRDRRSPSPRARRSRGSASPPRSSGIKRKQGGRGDSPSDYAKLRPSEGSESEEGKNEKGATADSVQQRRQYRRQNQQSSSDTGSSSSEDEGPKRPAAGSSARNGEVRRRRTRTPSPRRRHRDPSPRKRRSPSPGRRRRSPSPPRRRRSLSPPRRRSPSPPPRRRSPSPRRYSPPIQRRYSPSPLPPQKRRMSSSPKRSPMAKRRPSRSPKRRSSPAQRRRTPPSSSSPPRHRRSPMMSSVRPNRDTRSPVGGASRLSPSPPKRSRNVRGSTSPQGRFEASTSPTNQRRQQSPSRSGKPIRRVSRTPEPRNNQRPSPSPQPMRRVSSRSRSVSPQPAAQRRVAPASGSPSPSRSASASPPPAKKASSGSGSQSPSKNSDVDGSGKKKKKKKEKKHKKDKKHKKHKKHKKDKSGATGAVDAQENQGVEEDGDSRKESDSEVEDSLDDLEKHLREKALRSMRKAQMSPSQMS
- the srrm1 gene encoding serine/arginine repetitive matrix protein 1 isoform X1 — its product is MDAGFFRGTSAEQDNRFSNKHKKLLKQLKFAECLDKKVDMTKVNLEVIKPWITQRVTEILGFEDDVVIEFIFNQLEEKHPDAKVMQINLTGFLNGKNAREFMKDLWPLLLSAQENIAGIPSAFLEQKKEEIKQRQIEQEKLASLKKSDEDKKEKDRDTRERAQSKSPRRRKTRSPSPRRRSPVKRERKQSPSRSPRRKPSPIGGSSPPPPLMQLPAKPMEQLADSETSGRAMPEPVIQEASSTCDTVVEVLNTDMVTEVKEPSPEKPHKKEERPRSREREKDSRRERPHHRSRSHSRTRRRRSRSRSYSPRRRQSPRRRMSPRRRSPPRRGPTSSRQRHRRSPVRRRRSRSASSSGSSSSNSRSPKKAVKRISSTPPRKQVHHPDTSISPAGRDRRSPSPRARRSRGSASPPRSSGIKRKQGGRGDSPSDYAKLRPSEGSESEEGKNEKGATADSVQQRRQYRRQNQQSSSDTGSSSSEDEGPKRPAAGSSARNGEVRRRRTRTPSPRRRHRDPSPRKRRSPSPGRRRRSPSPPRRRRSLSPPRRRSPSPPPRRRSPSPRRYSPPIQRRYSPSPLPPQKRRMSSSPKRSPMAKRRPSRSPKRRSSPAQRRRTPPSSSSPPRHRRSPMMSSVRPNRDTRSPVGGASRLSPSPPKRSRNVRGSTSPQGRFEASTSPTNQRRQQSPSRSGKPIRRVSRTPEPRNNQRPSPSPQPMRRVSSRSRSVSPQPAAQRRVAPASGSPSPSRSASASPPPAKKASSGSGSQSPSKNSDVDGSGKKKKKKKEKKHKKDKKHKKHKKHKKDKSGATGAVDAQENQGVEEDGDSRKESDSEVEDSLDDLEKHLREKALRSMRKAQMSPSQMS